From the genome of Triticum aestivum cultivar Chinese Spring chromosome 3B, IWGSC CS RefSeq v2.1, whole genome shotgun sequence, one region includes:
- the LOC123070000 gene encoding uncharacterized protein, protein MGAETSSVLRAPPSQHILYCELDDDGGVFLAGKIPNCWSSFVISLKCNLGDNWTSSSGGQQPTRTATRNFRIIGRTATINFRITKSSVEAGAGMGIGVPAVRNSGGVGGSGASASPTSSNGGSRGVHHRDHHQLPAAKRTSLVAEADQRGAVRQRSRGRQAVSWVAMVLLVGGRRSSCPWPAEVLRVGGGSPARRWASWPAPGRCRNCSWAAHGLLEGAAWPGQVRGGAEAAALPPAGGAGE, encoded by the exons ATGGGGGCGGAGACGTCTTCTGTACTGCGAGCTCCACCATCCCAGCACATACTGTACTGCGAGCTCGACGACGACGGTGGCGTCTTCTTGGCAG GCAAAATTCCTAACTGTTGGAGTAGCTTCGTCATAAGCCTGAAATGCAACTTG GGGGACAATTGGACATCATCATCAGGAGGTCAGCAACCAACACGAACTGCAACACGAAATTTCAGGATAATCGGGAGGACAGCAACAATAAATTTCAGGATCACAAAGAGTTCAGTGGAGGCGGGGGCGGGGATGGGGATTGGAGTACCAGCCGTCCGCAATAGTGGTGGGGTGGGGGGATCCGGGGCGTCGGCGTCGCCCACAAGCAGCAACGGTGGCAGTAGAGGCGTCCACCACCGCGACCACCACCAGCTGCCGGCGGCTAAGCGGACCAGCCTGGTGGCCGAAGCGGATCAGCGCGGCGCCGTTAGGCAGCGGAGTCGGGGCCGGCAAGCTGTGTCTTGGGTGGCGATGGTCCTGCTCGTGGGTGGACGACGAAGTTCCTGCCCGTGGCCGGCGGAGGTCCTGCGCGTGGGCGGCGGAAGTCCTGCTCGTCGGTGGGCTAGTTGGCCGGCTCCTGGGCGGTGTAGGAACTGCTCGTGGGCGGCGCATGGCCTGCTAGAGGGCGCCGCATGGCCTGGTCAAGTGCGTGGAGGTGCAGAAGCGGCAGCTCTCCCTCCGGCGGGTGGCGCAGGTGAGTAG
- the LOC123070001 gene encoding UBP1-associated proteins 1C: MVWFQCEDCGENLKKPKLAGHFRSCSAYKLSCIDCGAVFGQDTVQTHTQCISEAEKYGPKELNKPSSNAQGKPDKPKPNADVDINVGLSTRPPWFCSLCNTTTTSKQTLLGHADGRKHRAKAKAFHASQKQENGAEQTPSDKETGGAPTTASTELNDGKGADSERDADEDVVKRKRTDSTTSEEPDNAKRQNLSNLKTGEATQSENGEAELKTKSKSAAEELVNDANHQDIKKQKIKWKKIITKILEMNSDGAMKLKKLQKLVIREVLECGLLKDKEQLHALLMDKIASSSRFSVDGKNIRLVAKNEES; the protein is encoded by the exons ATGGTTTGGTTTCAGTGCGAAGACTGCGGCGAGAACCTCAAGAAGCCCAAGCTTGCCGGCCACTTCCGCTCATGCTCCGCCTACAAG CTTTCCTGCATCGACTGCGGCGCAGTCTTCGGCCAGGACACCGTCCAGACGCACACCCAGTGCATCTCCGAGGCC GAGAAGTATGGTCCCAAGGAACTGAACAAGCCGTCCAGCAATGCACAGGGTAAGCCAGACAAGCCAAAGCCAAATGCCGATGTTGATATCAATGTTGGGTTGTCGACACGCCCTCCTTGGTTCTGCAG CCTATGCAATACAACTACCACCAGCAAGCAAACTCTCTTGGGGCATGCTGATGGCAGGAAACATAGGGCAAAAGCAAAAGCCTTTCATGCTTCTCAGAAGCAAGAAAATGGAGCTGAACAAACTCCAAGCGACAAGGAAACTGGTGGAGCACCAACAACAGCATCTACAGAACTAAATGACGGGAAGGGTGCTGACAGTGAAAGAGATGCTGACGAGGATGTTGTGAAGAGAAAGAGAACAGATAGCACAACCTCGGAGGAGCCAGATAATGCAAAAAGACAAAATTTATCGAACTTGAAGACTGGAGAGGCGACACAATCTGAAAATGGAGAAGCGGAACTCAAAACAAAGAGCAAAAGTGCTGCAGAAGAACTGGTCAATGATGCCAATCATCAAGATATTAAGAAGCAGAAAATCAAGTGGAAGAAAATTATTACGAAGATACTAGAGATG AATTCGGATGGAGCTATGAAGTTAAAGAAGCTACAAAAGCTAGTTATCAGGGAAGTTTTAGAATGTGGTCTGTTGAAAGATAAGGAACAGCTGCATGCTCTGTTGATGGACAAG ATAGCTTCGAGCTCCAGGTTTTCTGTGGACGGGAAGAACATTAGATTGGTGGCCAAGAATGAAGAATCATAG